One Fundulus heteroclitus isolate FHET01 unplaced genomic scaffold, MU-UCD_Fhet_4.1 scaffold_42, whole genome shotgun sequence genomic window, gtttttttcttgcctGAGCCCAAAGGGATTAACGTCCTCAAATGAGTCCTGATACAGAATCAAGCCAACAGACAATGGGTCAGTTTTGAGCAAAGCATTCTGGGTGATTAAATTGCCATCCTTgatattcttattttatttatttatttatctttttatgtgATAGGGACAAGTAGGTTTGATGAATCATGTCATACACTACAACATTTTTGCTAAGGCTAATTCTCAATGCCTGTCCCCGGTTAGGATTTTACACAAAACACAGTGACTGTACACAAGACACAACAGAACAAATTACACACTAAAACATGACAGATACAAGATCAGGTCAGTTAGATTATCAATGTTCACATATCTGACCTTTCAATAAAAAGTCTttaagtttatatttaaaaaggacCCAGTTTGACTCTCCCTTCAGTTCTGCAGGTAATGTATTCCATGTTTTGGCACCTTGGACAGTGAAAGCTGATTGTCCGAAGGAAGTTTTGCGTCTGGGTACTTGACAGTTTCCACTGTGACCTCCTCTTGTGACTGAGCCCACAGCTCTGAGAGGAACTACACAGTCACTCAAAACCTCAGGGGCCTGATCATGCAAGCATTTGTGAACCAGTTTTAGCTGAGCAAATTTGACAAAGTTCTcaaaatttagcatttttaaattGTTCAGACCAACACAGTGATGGGACCTGgttggttttttttatctaagattTTTATAGCTCTATTGTATGTCATCTGAAAAAGCTTGATAATGGTGCTTGTGGCCTGTGACCAAGAACTAATGCAGTAACTTAGATGTGAAAAAATCATGGAGTGCACAAAACTGTGAGCAGCGTGAAATGGTAGATAATCTCTAATCAGTTTGAATGTGTATAAGTTTGCTTTTGTTACTCTGGACACTTTTTTTACATGGCTGTCAAATTTCAATTGTGAGTCAAGTATTAGCCCTAGATATTTGATTTCTGAGACCTGCTGGATTCTAGCTCCATTTATCTGTAAATTTAATTCCTCACATATGGGCTTGGTCCTAGAAGAGAAACAGACagacatagtttttttttaacattcagaGACAGCCCTACATTATGGAACCACACTGACACAGTTTGTAGATGTCCTGACAGTTAGGGTCAGGACCTTCCACTAGCCTGAAAAGCTTGCTGtcgccatagttctcgctgtctcgtcAACGTTATGTAATGACACGGGTTCATTGTTGTGTGCGCGCGCCAGAGCGCTTTCTGGTTTAGAGGAGGAGCGAGTGATGCGTTCACAGcatgtgggaaaaactaaactcacagtgaattaaatacagcagCTCAATAGTTCCATGAAAATTTACACGCGATGGTCGCGATAAAGTCATTTTGACTATCGCGTGGAGGAAAACTTGAGATACATCAAGTATACtcgatatatcgcccacccctgAACTGGCTCATGTCGTGTATTTCTTGGAACCCTTCAATGACAGTCTGAATTACAGATGAAGGAAGCAACATTTCTACCtgcatctttaaataaaagtgtgCCAGGTGTTGAAGAAACAAGTTCTCATCTGTATTTTCTGCATTACCATCAAACTGCTCTATCATGGCATCGTTTGAAGGTTCATCATTACATCTATCACCTGAATGACCCATCACAGTTGTAACATGTGAGCTCTCCTCACTATCACCTTCACTTTTATCGCTTTTCTGGACAATGCCTTCAAGCAGATTATGTTCTGTTCTTCTTTTGTGACATCTTGATAAATGTGATGTGAATGTAGACAAAGTTGTAAAGGTTCAGGTGCGCTGTTTAAATGGACAACTTACTCTTGTACCTTCCTCTAAATGagcttttaaatgtgaaaataaactaactgaatCATCACAATGCACATCACAATATTCAACATGACAGTTAAAATCATTGTAGACTGAATCCATAGCTGCTTGTTGCTGCTTATGAAACCTGTATGAATGAGATTTGAAAGCATTGAAGTTTTTGAACACCATGCTGCAGCTTGTTATTCCACATCTAAAACTGACATTAACAGGTTTCTGTGAAATTTAATGTGCCTCAAATATGAAAAAGGAGTTTTATGTGGGCAAAACTGACAGGTAATTAtcctgaaattaaaatttattttaatccaGGGTGCACATTCAAAGAGTtccagggtaaaaaaataaatccgatttggtattttttttttctatgactgccacaacctaaaaaaaatatttttgtctcaAATAAGGTAGCATCAACTGGTTATTAAAATTTAAGAACGCAGATAAATCATTTTTTGCACATAGATATATGATGGACTTACAGCGGGACAGCTAAAGCTCTGACATCAAACCATTAGAGTGAGATGCTTACTCTAACAACGAGTTAGATGTAGGATAGGTGCacagaaaattatatatttattcagattaaatGCTAAGTACAGCAAGATGCAATAGTTTTTCATTGGTGGATGTCGCACATGGCAGCTACATTTGATTAAGAGTAACGGCAGCATGAGGATAAATCCAGTCCGCTATCATGAAATAATGTTTGGGTAGTTGCCTgaacataaatgtaaaaatgttaattattttagaaaagaatgattacaaaaaaatttaaacaaatacagTAGAAACTAACATTCAGCTGTCTGGATGAGGCTCACTTAAAAACTTTTATTGTCGTCTCAGACGCAGTATGCCAGAGTTAGGCACAGAATATTACAGTTTGCGGTTGTCACAGACATTTTAGACAGAAAGTGAAGTATTAACCCTGATAACactataaatattaattttagcTAAATATTTAACCATTGTCATATTCTGGGTAAAAGATAAATGTCAAAACGGAGCTAAAAAGCAGTTATGGTGCTCATGATGCTAGGTTAGAAATAACTGAGGAAAACTTTagcaaaaaatgtgataaatgCATGAAAAGCTCAGTATCATCACATAACATGTATTTTTGTCCACTAATTGacacaaaactgcaaaaagtaCTTACCCAGAGAAAGTCCTTGTTTGTCCGTGTCTAACCAACGAACATTGGTCTCCTGCAGGTAAATATCCCACAATGCAGctgtatatttaaattttacagtACAGTTATGTATATGATCCAACTGTCCAATCAAATTCaatgttatttctgttttacagctaagagtgtatttttaaaacccaGCCTCCTGGCTGTATTCTCATGATGTAGTTTTTACAGAAATTCCTTACAGTGTAGTTctgttattaatcttgtgggtctctgactatggaacagagcaacagtaacattcctgacagcgccacatccagctgcctctgaaagattttctgcgtctcctccgttattaaaaagctgccgttggcataaaaacggagagcagcacaaagaaattgttcagaactgagagcgttccctcattgtgttagaaaagcgatgtgCGAGCTGAGAATAATGAAGTAAATCatctgatgaccccaaagcgcttcccactggtcagtcattcacccattcatgcacacattcacaccctgatggtggtgagctacattgtagccacagctgccctggagcagactgacagaagagaggcTGCCACATGCTGGggctaaatctcactgcagaaaatggaaattatttaaataaattagggggaacattgagCAGCACTCTGGCTCCTATTGAAGCTGAGTTTGTTCTGAACTTAGCAGAAGAAGACGATCTGAGCTTTTATCTGGCTCTGAAATGACAGGTGCAGAAATAAACAAGTAGTGgttgttaaaaagttaaatagttgTTGTTCAGAGGGACAGAGGACAATAAGCGCGCTTTTATCAGGAggttttcttcctccttcaggCAGAGAGCTGCTGTGATTGGTGGAGGAGAAACAGGTTTTTATCCTGATGCTGCAGTAAGAGCAGAGCTGAGCTGCTCCTCTAAAACCTTTCTGTCATTATTCATGAAATCAGAGCAAATTAAGAACagataagaaaacaaaatagctGCAGAACCACTCTTTATTCATCCAGGATGTTTCCTTCAATCATTTCCAGGTGAGAATTactgcagtaaaacaaaaactggatgAAAAGGAATCAATTGGCCTAAGAGGATGAAGGAAACCATAAAtattactaaactaaaataccagtaaatataaatacaaacacTGTATCAGCTGAAGGCCTTAGTcctttgtgaaataaattacaATGACGATTACAAAACCAGGGAAAAGGGAGAGTTTGGTTCTTTAGATGAGACAGTGGTTGAACAAAGCTTCTGAGTTCTAGAGCAACTTTCATCAGACACAACGAGCAAACTCTGTTCCTGCAGGGATTACTCAGGCTGCTACCAGTAAAAACAACCACATAAagcatgtttctttttcatttatagCAGCTAAAAAACTCAGTCTAGAGGCAAAGGACTGCAGCATATTCAGTATCGTTATTAGATGGAAGTAAATGAAATTTCTTCTGCTGTATCAAACTTCAACTATTTCTGGGCGGGGCTAAGTCCCCATATTTCAGGATCCTAACAACCCTCTGGTGCAGCATTGATCACTACTGAAACACACACGTGTCTCTGAGACTACTTTCTTTTTCTagggtttgttttcctttatacTTGAGCAACATTTGCTGAAATTATACCTTAAATCTTAGCTGATGGggttataaagtaaaataatatcAACTGTTTGTCTGATCTTAAATTTTAGCAGCTtttaaacagaactaaaaacagCTGAACCCAAGGCTTCACAGAGAAAATAAACTCAAAGGaatgaaaattacatttattttcattagaaATAGAATCTATTCATCTACTCAGAATCCTTGTAGTGAAACATGAATGGTTCCCGCCAACAAACATTAACAGCATCTCAAACATGACCAGCTTCAACAATCAGGGTTCAGTTTAGCGCCATCTGGTGGTGGTTTGTTGAATCGCAGAGGCAGCCTGGGGACCCATCAgttctgctttatttctaaCATCTGATTTCAAATGACTTTTAGCGCTCGCTTGGAATTAAATCCCTGGTGTCATCCATCAGTATTCTGCAGAAATGCAACATCTGGTCCTGATTTTTCCAGGTTGTCCTTTATGGAACTGATGGGGGAAAGATGGCGTCCTTTTAGGGTGCTGCTCTTCAGTCAATGCTCACATTGTTCCCTGTAGAATCCAGCAGGACATCAACAGAACCATTGGTCTGAGTCCAAGAGTCTCTGGCACCGTCCATAGTTCTGACAAGGATTATGTGTGCAGACAGGCGGCTTCCTGGAGACATGGATGGAAATCCTTCCACCACTAGTTGACAAGAAGCACCAACTCCATGAAGCAGTTCTGACACAAGTTGCCTTGTGTGCTGTGGTGAAACCAATCAGTTTCCAGCAGAACTGGTTGAGCACCACCGTTCCACAAAAAGCTGCAGAAGAACAAGTTGTGTCTGCCAATTATTTTAATGCCACATTTAAACGTCTTTGTGAGGTTTTCCTGCAGAGATGGACTGTCCACTGTCAGCTAGCGCTACAGATTGTGCTCTCTGGACTCAGCTCACGAGTTTTATAGTAGCTGGTGAATATCTCAGCAGTCATTGGCTCCATCTAAATagccttaaagctatagttggtaatgaTGGAGAGCTAGCATGATGTGAAAGTGGCATCTCCTCTGAgatccacctcctcctccccttctgTCAGCGCTCCATTCAAAACCCCCAGCAGAAGCCAGCAGGGAAGAGGAGAGCTGACTCAACCATTTCAGCACATTTTGGAGCTCAACCAAAGAACCTCATGTCCGAATCAGCTGGAAGGAAACTTCTCCTTGTCctcttctctcttcttcttctgctaacacgctatttaattcagttttatttatatagcaacaaTTAACAACACATGTCCAACAAACAAGTGGGAGAGCCTAGACCCACCCAGGCCCACccatcaaggacaaatacactcatttcataaagattttacttcatttagttcctttttgcagtgaagatgGATGCATTGATACAGGATGGTCTATTTCTGGGATCATTTAgacattaaacaatattttaatcagtcaaattttctttgagcattttcaaacaataaaactgCTTATAGAGAAATGGAAATAAGACTTTGCAGGGTTGGGACGGTCATGCAGTCACGCCGCTGCAGTACTGTGGAAGctatgtttatttaaataaaaggtaaCTTGATAACTGCTACAATTATGATGTCATCTTGGTAATATTTCTCTCAATAAGCAGCAGTGTAACTTCAAGTGCCTCTGTTGTGCTTTGCTATGATGCTCTGCTTAGCAGCCAAGGTTAGGGCAGTTAGAAGGCCAAGTTTTTTCAGCTCACTACTGTGAAAATGCTCATGTTAGGCCTCTTTCTAAAAGCTGACATCTCACTAAATTCAGACGCTTCATGGATTTAAAAGTTGCTTTTGATGGGAGTCAGAATAGAAAATTAAGCTTTTAGAAGCTTTTGCTGTTAGTTTAGACTTATGTTACGGTTACTGTACTGTCCACAGAAGTggcagtaactagttacatttactcagttacgaTTACTTTAggaactttttgaacaaaatgcaCTTTTAAGAATAGTTtctttgttcttgtttcttATGCAAACATACATgtttaacacaaaaaacaatttaaaattttttacttttacataaaAAGAGTTGAAAATAATTCAAAGTATCATGATCCAGAgaaatacataatttatttaccatttaacacaaaagtaaaacaattattttttaaatttttgcgTAGAATGAGTATTTGAAATACTTAAAATTAATTCTACTGATTCTGAGAGATATTTGGTTTACATTTTCAACAGAAAAACGAAAcagttatacattttttttattctggtgcTGATCAGCTGGTTTTGAAAACAACGCTGAGAAATgaacaaacccaacagaaccagaacatcaattCTGAAGGAAAACAAGTGCTGACAATCTCTGACTATTGATTTCTGTGCAGTttagacataaaacaacaacgatcaagaaaataatctgctggatatttaaaatcaaactcACTGAACCTTCAGCAGATTCTGTCTATTTGGGTTtacagaactcagcagaacctccagtGATCCAAACCCAAACTCCAGCACGTAGCGGCTGAGTgaaggtggtctggactctgtggaggagagtcatggtttcagagacgctgtagaaggacagaatacctgctctgtgatccaggtacactcctactctggaggaaccaggacctGAGATGGAGGTCCAGATGTTGTTGTGTCCAAATTTATAACCTCCTTGGTAACAATCTAATGCCCAAGATTTGTCATTATGTCCAAATTTACATTCATCCCCTCTTCCTGCTCTGCCGATATTTTTGTATGCGACTGCAACAGAAACATcccctctcctctccacctcccagtaacaacgtccagtcagactctctctactcagAACCTGCCACCAAAcagtgaatctgtctggatgactagAATAAGACTGAGGTTGTTTCATCtttgtcaccttcctgttcccCTCTGATAGTAACAGATAACTGTATGCTGTGTTTGGATCAAGTGTGATTTTACATGAATATCTCAagaatccagctctgctcttcggttctggttctggcagTAAAACATCCACATCAGTGAGGCTCAGTGAAATGTTTGTCCATGCGTCTCTCAGGATATCCTGTAgttgatctctgagctctgacacagctgctgtcacatcctcaaagtagctcagaggacggatcttgatgctggatgagtgtgtagactcactgagtgctgacagtgaggggtagttgtggagaaactggttgtgatcctctgtgtctgagagctgcttcagctcagcgtctttcctcttcagctcagtgatctcctgctccagcttctcctgaagctctttgactcgactcccttcagtttcctgctgggatctgatctgctgcttcacatcggagcttcttttctggatgagacggatcagctgagtgaagatcttctcactgtcctccactgttttatcagcagagtgcttgatggcctccagctcctgttgaagcagcttcacatctttctctctgtcctggattccctgctggatgttttctcgtctcacctccagctctctctgcctctcagtcctttctgctgcagctgacactgtgtcgtggcctttatgttcatcctcagggcagagataacagatacacttctgatcagtacgacagaacatcttcatcacttcatcatgacgagagcagatgttctcctggaggttcttggagggcttcaccagcttgtgtttcttaaatgcagctgaatcataatgaggctgaaggtgtttcttacagaaagaggccagacaaaataaacaggacttgatggcttttagttttcttctagagcagaaatcacaggccacatcttcaggtccagcatagcagagatcagcaggagcagcttggagtccagtcttcttcagctgctccactaaagctgctaacatggtgtttttcttcagaacaGGCCTCGGTGTGAAGGTCTccctgcactgagggcagctgtggattcctttctgatcctcttcatcccagaagtttttaatacacttcatacagtagctgtgtccacagggaatagtcaccggatccttcagtagacccagacagatcgaacaggagaaggtttctcggtccagctggttctgctccattcCTCCTCTCGGTCACAGTGACTGTATGAGTTTCATttcctgaaaacagcaacagctcTGATCTACGAATCAcgtgtcagagcagagaggctgcagccaatcagctttcaccaccagcttcaaggtgtgtctgagagcaggtAGAACAGGGAGGGTTATCAGGTTTTACAGCCTTCAGagccacagacatgaatacatAGACGCCGTGTTCTCggttgagaggcgtgccgacagagcggccatcttaggtcagaccaagcggcagtcagacagaatacaagTCAGTTCAGGTAAGTGgtgctttatgttttcagacactctgaatccggtgaattctcaaccgatttccagataaattagcTGACTGAAGACGTCagccctttaggggctacatgggaccaattgattgaattaaaagattgtctaacttaatacatAATTTCGATTTTATATTGACAGtcagcaaacttccagagctccgtcccaGGATGCCCGACTTTTGCTAGGCTTATGGGTGCGGAAATAAAGGGGTATTACAAACCAGATCccggggaattaccttccacaagtaagattttatgatagttAATCCTTatactttacagttacagttttttccGGCACAAacatatgtgctaatgggtagcagggatggaagcggagaaaagtacattaaacaccctgTTTTCTAAAAGATCTGACTgaggagatatatatatatatatatatatatatatatatatatatatatatatatatatatatatatagagagagagagagagagagagagagagagagagagaggtgtataatttgtgtttattatattaatatgcaACTGAAAATATATAACTGTGAGTATATATATCATCCCGTtagacttcagtttaaattgtttttgttctgaataaatatgtgtaatctgtctgaaagctCACCTGTAATGTTCTGaggaaaaggacccagaattcagccagaccagcagaggtttcttaaaaaaaagctctttaatcaccaactcaaaaaacaggggaaaaaatccaaacagactgttgaacaaaaagatgacacaaaaaataaacaaacgagcagggcagacaaggcaggaacagaccggacagaatggctcaggtttctggaggaaaaggggtcaaaaaatccaaaaagcaaacctaacacacagaatttgcaggaggagactcacccatactcaacaggacaacctggcactgatgtctggtctcaccagtttatatggaggtggaatcaggtgaaaccggtgagaggtgattgcagcaggggtggagttaggcaggtgtgcagagtaagtaattagaccagacatcagtgcagaggctcaaaacaagaacagataaaaaaaccaaaccaaaactaagaaacttctgaagacataacagaataaactacaacagtaaacactaatctaaacaagaaatcagacaagacagaactcaaaactgccagataataaaagacaggagagagaatgaaaaactaaaactaacataaaccataacagaactcagaatattacatcaccagcattgtgaacatataatttaaattaaatctgagctgcctcctattcattttgacagcagatgtctgatctgtggtctgacccaagatggccgccctgtaggcatgTCAGCCCAGCAGCCGGCAGCatacaatggggcgtctacgtatatgatgtctatgttcAGAGCTGTAaagctgacctttgacctcctgTTTCACAAGAAACAGTTCATAtagttaatgtttaaaaaaaaatcagatttctttttcttttgttgaggtttatcaatatttttaaacactAAACAGCAAACTTTAACCTAATTATTCAGTAGACTAATGGCACACCTAAAAGGTTAAATAGACCCagtcccaaccaagttatttaaggaggtattccctttaaTGTCCCTATTTAGGAGATGATTAATTTCTCATTAGtgaatggatatgtaccacaggcttttaaagtagctgttattaaaccttttacaGACCTATAGGACTCAGCAGGCAGCGCCGTGCAGTTTTCTGCTGGTGCTTTCTCCTCATCTCTCTCCACAGGTGACTGCAGTTGACAGGTGGGCCGTTTGCGCACATCTGCGGCTCGTTCTGCGAGTCTGTGCTGGAGCACAGCTGTACAACGCCAGGGTGTTAACCTTGAGTGGTATGCCTTAGTGACCACTGTCTTTCAACAGCCACTTGCTCTGCATTAATTTGTGTCTCCTGTTTCTCCCAGGTTGCCTCGTGCATCGTATCCACAacgttaggaaattggagagaaaatggcactctacacacCGAGAGGAATCCTgcctaatctggaaagacagtctattgttatataaaaagacccttcgcagagttagagcagcatatttctcatcattaattgaggtgAATACAAATAATAATGCTATATTTCTcctcagtacagttgccaaacttactcagagtcaaagctctgttgatccatacattcccttagctcttagcagtaatgacgttatgggattctttataaataaaattgactccattaaaaataaaataattagcatGTATGTTAGActcaatcccaaccaagttgtttaaggagatatgtAAATTTCAGCTTTGCGTTCAATACAATCAtctcagctctgcttcaggagaagctctccaagctgaatgtgcccgactccacctgcaggtggatcacagacttcttgtctgacaggaagcagcacgtaaagctgggaaaacatgactctgactcacagctcatcagcactggttccccccagggctgtgttctttctcctctgctcttctccctgtacaccaacagctgcacctccagtcatcagtctgtcaagctcctgaagttcgcggACGACACAACTCTCATcagacttatctctgatggtgacgagtccgcctacaggtgggaggctgaccatctggtgacctggtgcagggagaacaacctggagctcaacgctgtaaaaacagtggagatggttgtggagtggacttcaggaagaactcagccccagttacccccatcaccctctgtgactccgcCATTGACACTGGGGTATTTTTTccacttcctgggaactatcatctcccaggacctaaagtgggagctgaacatcaactccctcaccaaaaaagcccagcagaggatgtacttcctacggcagctgaagaaattcaacctaccaaggacaatgatggtgcagttctactcctccatcattgagtccatcctcacctcctccatcaccatctggtacgctggtgccaccactATGGACAAGGGcggactgcagcgtgtcatccggtctgcaaagaagctgattggctgcaatcatccctatttcagtcacttccctctggcagatGCTGCGGTCCAtgaggaccaaaacctcacaccacaagaacagctttttcccccaagcttctgtgttacattaacgcacagtttactgagtgtatattgcttcagtatatatatatatatatatatatatatatatatatatatatatatatatatatatatatatatatatatatatatatatattggtgtTGATGGCTTTACGtgccatcaacaccaagtcaaattccttgtaagtgcaaacctacttgccgattaaacttgattctgatacTGATTCCCTTCGAttccctattttagacatgattaatctatccttaataaatggatatgtaacacaggtttttaaagtagctgttattaaacctttacttaaaggggaagtccggtcaacaaggaaaaatcaggttatcattagctataactaaaactaatacgtttgtggttatttaattaacttatctttaatcaataagaaaataaaaacataaattgtcgtctgaatcactgtgtatgggggctgacattactgcccatatttgggcagtaagggccgtttgacatcacatcctggggtgtggaaaagcggaagcggcgacagcatttctctccgctttccatgcaaagtcaataggagccgttacatagctgcg contains:
- the LOC118560327 gene encoding tripartite motif-containing protein 16-like, whose amino-acid sequence is MEQNQLDRETFSCSICLGLLKDPVTIPCGHSYCMKCIKNFWDEEDQKGIHSCPQCRETFTPRPVLKKNTMLAALVEQLKKTGLQAAPADLCYAGPEDVACDFCSRRKLKAIKSCLFCLASFCKKHLQPHYDSAAFKKHKLVKPSKNLQENICSRHDEVMKMFCRTDQKCICYLCPEDEHKGHDTVSAAAERTERQRELEVRRENIQQGIQDREKDVKLLQQELEAIKHSADKTVEDSEKIFTQLIRLIQKRSSDVKQQIRSQQETEGSRVKELQEKLEQEITELKRKDAELKQLSDTEDHNQFLHNYPSLSALSESTHSSSIKIRPLSYFEDVTAAVSELRDQLQDILRDAWTNISLSLTDVDVLLPEPEPKSRAGFLRYSCKITLDPNTAYSYLLLSEGNRKQHLDLHLRSWFLQSRSVPGSQSRYSVLLQRL